The segment TCGTATGCAGTGCTCACTTTCGTCCAAGTATGGTAAATACTACCATGCATCATGCACAGCTACGTGAGGGAGCAATTCCAGAATTGGTTGATCTACCAAGCCACTTGCAGGTAGGCCTATTACAAAATACTGTGATGTCTATATCAGTATGAGAAGATTGCTAGATGCTTGATAATAAAACCCACATGGTAGAAACTAATGTGTATTTGGGAGACACGACAGTTTTGACATTTACTAGAGTGTCAAAACTGTCGTGTCTCCCAAATACATTAGTTTTCTATGTGTTTTTATTATCAAGCATCTATATCAGTATATTGCTGTCCTATATGTAGCATGTTGTAAATAGGTATGAAGCATGACAAATTACCTCATTAAATTTAAGGGAAGCTACAGTATGGTCATTGGTAGtaattatctgtattttctttgcATTGTACTGTAATAGGTATCTACAAGGACCAGGTTAACTGTCACAAGTACAAGTGCAGACTTACCAGTGCCCATGCCTCAACCTGGGCCTTCTACGGAACAAATGCATACGGTAACTGAATTACTATTTCCATGTAAATTGAGACACTGTTGGTTTGGGGAAATGGGAGTTTGGTGAGAGAATGATAGCTATAGGCTGTACAGTAGAATAGGCCTATAGTATAGACCATGAAATTGCCATATGAATACAGATGCATTTACCATACTTCAGTGAATAGAGAATGCCACAACTAACGAGATTATTTCACTATTCTAGGAGCACGCATATCCATTACCAGCTGAAGTTACACCTGACAGTAGGATTTCTGAGCTGGGAACCCAGGTGGAATCATTACGTAGAAAGCTCAAGAACACAAAGGCCAGAGAGAAGAGGGCAAAAGAAACGACCCAATCATTGCTGAAGGAGTTGGAAGAAAAAAATCTGATAAATGCAGAGCTTGAGGTTCGCCTGGAATCTTACAAAGGTTAGCATTGTTGTAGTCTAATGTTGCCTGCTGGTTGCTATCTTCAGTAAATCACTCGAATACTGTACTATGCTGTAGGCTACATGGATGATTCATAATCTTCAACCGGTAGATCCTCAACTGCTTTTTGTCATTTGCAGACATACCATGTGACCTCTTCCAAAAACCAACAAAGGAGTATAGTGCTGCACAGAAAAACTTTGCCCTAACATTACACCTCTACTCAAGCAAGGCGTACAGGTACACCAGAGAGACGAAGGGAATCAACCTTCCTGAGCCGCGTACGTTACGCAGGTAATTAGTATTCTAAAACTACAGTTTGTTAGTCCTACTTTATTGTTTAGAGATCAGtaaattgcattttttttttatacaaatttcaataCATGTTGGCAAAAAAACAATTACATTAAGGAAATGTTGCCTCATGAATGATTCAACTAACTGCTTCACTTCCTTTTAAATAATTGAAGGATTTTTAAGGAGAACTTTGGATATGTGAACTTTGTCAATTTCATGGCTATTTCTTCAGGTGGCTTGAGAAGTATGATGCCCAACCTGGTTTGAATGGGCTTATGATGAACTCCTGGCAGCAAAGGCTAAAGAAAATCCCGCAGACTACACGCTGTATGTATAATATTTGGCATTCTTGTATATTTCAGTTTGAATTCATTGTTTTGGTTGCATTTTTAGTTTATTACTAACTTTTTTAATTTACTTCTTTGTCCTAACAGCAGTTAGCTACCAGAGATTCGTTGGATTTGCCTTGCCAGAGAAATTCCCAGATTGGCTATTACATTTATCATTTAGGTATTCAGATACAGGTATTGCTATGATACATAATATAGGCCTATACTGGTTAGGCTACTAAGTGGTTCACTTCCAGCTTGTATATTCGGTATGATTTTTTAGGTGCAGCATGATGTTGGATGGCATGAGCATCAAACAAAAGATGGAATATGATGCTAAGACAAACAAGACTGTTGGATTTGTTGATTTGGGAGCTGGTTCAGTGGAAGATGTGGAGGCTAAAGAAGCACTAGTAGTCATGCTCGTTGGCTTGAAAGCTAATTGGAAGTGTGCAATTGCATACTACTTCACCAAAGGACTGTCCTCTGAACAACAAACAGAACTTGTAAAGCACTGTCTGGATGCATGCCATGAAGCTAATCTCAGAGTGTGCTCACTCACCATGGATGGCCACAGTACAAACAAGGGTATGGCTAAGCTGCTGGGTTGCAGACTGAAGCTTGCGTCATCATTTTGTCCTTCATTTGACTACAATGGTCATAAGATACACCTGTATTTTGATGCTTGCCATATGGTCAAACTAGTACGAAACACTCTAGAAGCGTACAGTGTCATTGTGGGGCCATCAGGACGGATTGTGTGGCAGTTCATCAAAGATTTACACACAACACAGGAAGACATTGGTTTGCGTCTTGGGAACAAGCTGACTCCAGACCATATTGActtcaagaacaagaagatgaaagtcAAGCTGGCAGTCCAAGTGCTCTCATCGTCTGTGGCATCAGCATTGGAATTTCTCCAATTAACTGGAATGTATTCCTTCTCGAATGCTGGCCCAACAGTGGAATTCATACGGattattcattttatttgtcATGAAGCATGTGAGTGAAGAGtgcaatatttaaaaaaaaaaataaataaataaaaaaaaaaaaaatcacaagggTTATTTGATCATTTTTCAGAGGATTGACCGCCTGTTTGATGTTCTTAATAGTCGCTCACCATACGGCAAGGGAACAAAACAGCCAATCAGGACGGAGAACTGGGCTGAAATCAAGACGTTCCTGCTTGAAACAAAGGACtacttgacagccttgaagactGTGGAAGGGATACCTTTGCATACTTCAGTCAGGTAATGGGTGTCTGGTGATAATTGATATCACAAGTCAATGATTAATGTCATATCGCTGCTAGTAAACCACTGATACTTAGCCTACCATATCCATAGTGTATCACCCTTTCCCTTTATATGCCAACTTGAGCTATACAGTTGTGCTGATACTCTTTCTACAGGTACTTGTAaaagtaatttttttatattttccagaGGAACCTGTATCGTAGGACTATGCATGGACATCGTAAGCACCATAGCTATAGTAGAAGAGCTCATGCTTCCCAAGGTGCATGGTTTCAACTACTTCTTGACCTATCGAACAAGTCAAGATCACCTTGAACTTTTCTTCTGCGCTGTCAGGCAATGTGGTAGGtatctttcttatttattattttcatcactgATGTTACTTGTAAAATTTCTTTTTTGAGAAATTCTTTTAATCTGTTGTAATTTGTGATTTTGTAGGTGGATCTTCAAACAACCCCACAGCAGGACAGTTCACAAGCATCTTCAGGCGACTTCTGGCCCGTACCGGCCGTTTGCTTGGATCCGCGGAAGCAAATGTGAAGAGACTAGATGACACAGCCCTATTGGATGGTACAACATCAACCTATGTTCCTCCGCATGACACCAATGCTGCTGAGATCACCCGGGAAGAACATAACTATGCAGCCCTGCACAAGAATATGGGCATCCTGGTTGAGAACATTGTGGTGTACATTGCTGGTGAGTCTTTATGTTAAGAAAATAGCTTCAAATGTTGATTATTAGCACAATTCGCCATGTTGTATTAAAaatgccatttttttcttttagtaaaACATGTGTTTCTTGCAATACTTTCAGGATGGGTGATAAAGAAGGCTATTGATCAACTCCGCTGCGAAGACTGCAGAATCAGCCTAGTATCTGACACCTCTTCTGAGTCTTCAGTACACTACCAGGCAGCATTGAAGTTCCTCAGCATGAAGAACTGGAGCAGCAAGCTACATGTACCATCGGATGGTGTCATCGCAATTCTCCTTAAGGCCGAGCAGCACCTGAGAGACCTATCCAGTATGAAGTATGTAAACCCAAAGATCAG is part of the Eriocheir sinensis breed Jianghai 21 chromosome 32, ASM2467909v1, whole genome shotgun sequence genome and harbors:
- the LOC127006457 gene encoding uncharacterized protein LOC127006457 yields the protein MDIVSTIAIVEELMLPKVHGFNYFLTYRTSQDHLELFFCAVRQCGGSSNNPTAGQFTSIFRRLLARTGRLLGSAEANVKRLDDTALLDGTTSTYVPPHDTNAAEITREEHNYAALHKNMGILVENIVVYIAGWVIKKAIDQLRCEDCRISLVSDTSSESSVHYQAALKFLSMKNWSSKLHVPSDGVIAILLKAEQHLRDLSSMKYVNPKISLVRLQYLVLRDVDPDVLCLHSHVMDTAQGIDNHSYDLVRLLVKIYFNVRYYHVARLHTQKFQARSVRQKLNKLVLFKGQ